ATCGCCAAGGAATCCGCAATTCTTCCTAACGCATTGTAGAATTCTTGCGTAACGTTCACGTCCTCAATGTCCGTCCTCATCGCGTCTATCGTGTCGCCGATAAAGGAAAGAAGCGCATAAGGGTCTTTTTTATTTTGAATCAGGTTATGAATGAGGTCGATATTTTCTTCGTACATAAATTCTTTCCTAGCTTTTTGAGTGATTCATAAAGATCGCAGCGGAAAGTCTTCTCAAAGTTAAGAAATGAAATGTTTTTTTTAATTTTTAGTTTTCAGTCGGAAGGGCATTATTAATATTGGTTTATCATTAGCATTTATTTTCTACCGTGTTGATTCAACGTTTAAAAGTCGGAATTCTTCTTATTTTGCTCTTCAGCTGGATGGGTAGGGAAATCCACACCCACTCAGAGAAAGACTTTCGGATAGACGGGTTTTCTGATTCCCACTACACGGCCCAAGTGGACGCAAAGCATTCTCCTTCCTGTCCAATCTGTCAGCTTCAGAGAAACATATCTTCTTTGTGGAATCCGAATTTTTTAGGAAAGAAGTCTTCCTTACTTTTCGGTAAAGAGGACTTCTTTACGTCAAACGTCCTCTTTCGTTCTCTCAAAATTTCTCCGATCCACTTCGGTCGCGCTCCTCCTTTTTATCTCTCAATCTGATTCCAATTATTTTTGATTGATTAAGGACAACCGTCCGGGAGCCATCGCTTGAAAAAGCCATTATATTATTATTTTAGAATATTCTTATTCGTTTTTTTTGTTTTTCCATTTTCGGTCCATGCATTGGACGTAGTTTTATCGGGAAGCGTAAAGGATAAGGAAGGAAATCCGATCCCCAACGCAAGGATCTTGATTCAAGAATCAAGAAAAAGCACGATGACAGACGAAAAAGGAGAATTCGTTTTGGACCACGTCGCACCGGGGAAATATACTTTTTTTGCAAGTTCGTTTGGATTTCAATCCGAAACAACCTCGGTCACGGTCGGGGAGAAGGACGAAAAAATTCAGTTTATCCTGAACCGGAGTTCCTTGGACGATTCTTCCATCAACGTCACCGCTAAATCCACGATCTCCGATTTCTTAACTTCCCCCCAACCGATTACGGTATTAACGGGAAGGCAGCTGGATAAACAAAGGGGAGAAACGGCCATGTCCGCAATCAACAACACGCCCGGAGTTTCCAACCTAACAACGGGAGCGGGCACTTCCAAACCGATCATTCGAGGTTTGACCGGTCAACGCGTGTTGGTCATGACCGACGGTATCCGGCAGGAAGAACAACAATTCGGAGACGATCACACTGTCGAATTAGATGCTTTTAATATTCAAAAAATTGAAATTATCCGAGGACCGGGTAGTTTATTGTACGGCTCCGATGCGCTCGGCGGAGTTGTCAACGTAATCAGGGACAAAGCCCCTCTTTCCGGTAATGGTGTTCCAAGAATGGCGGGAATTTTTAATTCAAACAGCTTTTCAAACAACAAACAGGATTCGGGTAACTTTGCCGTTTTCGGCAATATCGACGGTTTCGGCTATCGTGCGAGCGCTAACACGCGTAAGGCGGGTAGGATCACAACTCCGAACGGAACGATCCCAAACACCGGAATGATGGAAAGAAACAAAAGTGCCTCCATCGGCCTGGACGGGAAGTGGGGAAATTTCTATGTGGATTCATTTCAGAGAGAACAGACCCAGGACTTATTCGACAATCCGAATGAAAATCCGGGTTCCACGGTCTTTCAAAAACTAAAACACGAAAAATCGCATTTCCATTCTTTCTTCATTTTGCCTGCAGGGAATTTGGAACTCGACGTTTCCTATCAAAGAAACAATCGAAGAGAAATAGAATCGAAGAATAAACTACTACCGATCAAAGACACCCTATTGGATGAAACGGTAGACAACTTCGATAAGGCGTTTCACTACTATCAAGTAACGGCGAGGGAAAAAAACCAAGGTTTAAATCTCTACTTGGACACCGCGACGGCAGACGCTAAATTTCACCACAAACCTGTCTTCGGAATCCTCAAAGGAACCGTTGGAGTTTCCGGGCTACAACAAACGAACAAAACCATCGGAGCAGAACCTTTGATCCCATCTTACGGAATCGTTAACTTAGCGGGTTTCTTTTTGGAAGAATTGAAGCTGGGGTCAGTCACGCTCAGCGCAGGCGTGAGAGGCGACAAGAGAGCCACAGATATTAGAAACAATGCGACGTTAGGCGTTAACGAACAGACAAAAAATTATTATGCGACAACTGGCTCGACCGGACTCGTATGGAGAATCAATAAATCCTTTTCGTCCATTCTCAACTACGGAAGGGGATTTAGAGCACCGACTCCTTTCGAACTCTTTTCAAACGGGGTTCACGAAGGAACAGGAAGATTCGAAATCGGGAAGGACTCGCTCAAACCTGAATATTCAAACAATGTGGATTTTTCCTTAAGATACGCCTCTTCGCGGATCCAGACGGAAATCAGCGTTTTCCAAAATCACATTCAAAATTTCATATATGCCGCGAGCATCGCCGAGATCGACTCTGAGTCCGGACTCCCTAAATACAATTACAAGCAAGGAGACGCCGTTTTAAAAGGAGGCGAATTCTCCATTCAAGCCGAATTGACGAAAAAGTTGGTGCTTTCTGGCGGAATTGATATCGTTCACGCAAGAAATCAGAACGACACGAACCCGCTTCCTAAAACGACTCCGAATCGGGCAAGAGCGGGGCTTCGATGGACCGAGGATTCCTTACTTGGAATGAAGAATTTTTATTTTTCGATCAACGGAAGATTTTACGATTCTCAATACCGGGTGGATCCGAAGGAAACCCCGACAAAGGGTTATAATCTTACGGACATTGGATTGGGTTTCGAATTGCCCTATTTCGGAGACGGAACTTCCAAACCGACCGTTGATTTCAGCGTCCAAAACGTATTCAATGTTGCTTACGTAGATCATTTAAGCCGCTACAAAGAATATGCTCTGAACCCCGGAGTCAACGCGATTCTAAAAGTTTCCTTTCCTTTCACGATCGTTCAATAGGAGAAAAAACGATGAAAAAGTATATTCTAATATTCTTAATTATTCCGATCCTCTTTTGTCAAAAAGACAAGGAAGAACATAACAAAGACCAAACGATACGCCTTCTCGCAAGCGCTTTCAACGAAACAAAAGCGGACTGTGTTTATTGCACCGATACGCAGGCCTTTCAGGGAAGTTGCACTTGTTTTACGCAAATCCCGGTTTGGAGTTGTCAGAGTTATTCGAGTGGACGTCAAAAATCGAATTCGGTCAAAATATCCTGCGAAGATCTGACATCAAAGGGGATTTGGACCGACAACGAAAGCTCTGAAGGAGAAGAAGAAGGGGAAGAGGAGGAGAGTTCTGAAACGGCAAAACCGACGCCAGCAAAATCCTGTTCTTACTTAACCTGCCCGCCAGAGGCGTACCGGGCGGCCTTTACTCCGGACGCACTTTAGAGAAGTTTCCACTGGAACTTCACCGAAGTTCCTAGTGGAAACCGATTTCTTGGATCGGGTGAAACTCGCAATTTTAGCGAATCTTCGACTCGGTCATCGTTTAGTTTTCACAAAAAGCACGGTTCAAACCGAATCTTCCAACGTAATTTTTGCAAAATGTTGATCCAATACGAATGCGAACGTTCGATCATTACGTTCTTCTCCATTGGAATTAAAAATCGAGTTCTTCTATAAAATCGGAAAACCTGTTTACAAACCCAAGCTGATTGACGAAATGAAAACCGTATTTGAAACGGAGTGATTAAAACGTTATGCCTTATGTAAACTTGCAAGTCGCGGGACCTCTTACCCGAAAACAAAAAGAGGAAATCGTAAAAGAATTCACCGAGACCCTGGAAAGAGTCGCGGGAAAACCGCCCGAAGTGACGTACATCGTGATCGACGAAGTTTCCAGAGAAAACTGGGCAAAGGGCGGAAAACTCCTTGAATAAGGTTCCACTGAATTCTTTTTAGCGCTGAAAAGTATATTTTTCAGAATTTAATTTTTGAGTTCTTTTGAAAGAACTCGACCTTTTTTGTAAAATCAGGAGAGCGGGGATTTCCGATCCGCGCGAAAATCTATGTCAACAATCTTATTCTCCATTTCAAAACTTGCGACTTTGATTCTTTTTCCTCTTCCTTTAGTTCTCTTAGTTCTTTTGTTCGCCGGGTTCAAACTCAAACGATGGAAAGAAAAACTTTCCATCCTGATTCCGGTCCTTTTTCTTTGGATCCTTTCCACGAGCACCGTCTCTCAAAAACTCATTCAATCTCTGGAAATTTATTATCCTCCGGTTTCAATCACCGAGGTTCCAAAGGCGGACGTTATACTCGTGTTAGGCGGAATGGTCTCCACTCTGAGCCGGCACGACGAGCCGGTGGAATTGAACAACACCGCGGAAAGACTTACGGAAACGATTCGACTCTATCAAGCAAAGAAGGCGCCTCGAATTCTTTTTTCGGGCGGTTCCGGAAATCTTTTTTATCAAGAAGTTCCCGAATCGGAACCGGCTGGGAGATTCCTAAGACAACTCGGAATACCGGAGTCTTCTCTCATCTTAGAATCCAAAAGCAGAAATACCGCTGAGAACGTCGCCTTTACGACCGAGTTACTCAAAGAACGCGGTTGGAAATCGATCATTCTTGTAACGTCCTCCTTCCACATGAAACGATCGGTGGAGAACTTTCAAAACAAGGGAATTACGATCATTCCCTTCCCCACGGATTTCCGAGCGCAAAAATCGGTCCTCACCTTGGACAACTTCTTTCCGTCCACATTTTGTCTCGAAAACTCGACGATCTCGATCAAAGAATGGATCGGAATTCTCATTCAAAAGATTCGAAACACTTGAAAGACGTTTGGAATGGAGTAAAATGTTGATATTTCCACTTTTCTCCTTCCGTTGTCTTTGTTTTCATGGTCTAAAACAGAAACTAGATCGGAACTTTTAACGATGAATATCAAATTTACGGTCCTCGCAGGGATCATTCTTCTTTCCCTCGGCTCCATCGCTTACTTCTCATCCAAAGAAACATCTTACACTCTTCTGGACGCTTCCGAATTAGCGGCTTCTCCCGCTCGTTACCAAGACGACCTCTTACGAGTTAGAGGTTTTGTGAAGTTAGGAACGGTCGTTCGTGAAGGTAAAACCGCAAAGTTTATCTTAGAATTCAACGAGAAACAAATCCCTGTTTTTTTTACCGGAGAAACTCTTCTTCCGGACGCATTTAAAGAGGGAACAAGAGCGAGGGTCGACGGTTATATGAAGGACGGAGTTCTTGTTTCCGATCACGTAGAAGCGAAGTGCGCATCCAAATACGAAGCCGATTATTCGGAAGAAAATAAATAAATCTCTGTCGCCTAAAAACGAAAGGACAATGGACTCTTTGATATGAATGATTTCGGCGCGCTCTGCATAATCGCCTCTTTCGCAATTCTTCTTTTTTCCATATTACAAACTTCTTATGGAATTTGGAAGCAGGATCGCCAAGCGATCGAACTCGGAAGATACACTCTGATGGCGAACTCGGCCATAATTCTTTTAGCGTTTATTGTGCTTTTGGTTCAACTTTTTAGAACCGACCTTTCCAACTACTACGTTGTGATGCATTC
This Leptospira stimsonii DNA region includes the following protein-coding sequences:
- a CDS encoding TonB-dependent receptor, which translates into the protein MKKPLYYYFRIFLFVFFVFPFSVHALDVVLSGSVKDKEGNPIPNARILIQESRKSTMTDEKGEFVLDHVAPGKYTFFASSFGFQSETTSVTVGEKDEKIQFILNRSSLDDSSINVTAKSTISDFLTSPQPITVLTGRQLDKQRGETAMSAINNTPGVSNLTTGAGTSKPIIRGLTGQRVLVMTDGIRQEEQQFGDDHTVELDAFNIQKIEIIRGPGSLLYGSDALGGVVNVIRDKAPLSGNGVPRMAGIFNSNSFSNNKQDSGNFAVFGNIDGFGYRASANTRKAGRITTPNGTIPNTGMMERNKSASIGLDGKWGNFYVDSFQREQTQDLFDNPNENPGSTVFQKLKHEKSHFHSFFILPAGNLELDVSYQRNNRREIESKNKLLPIKDTLLDETVDNFDKAFHYYQVTAREKNQGLNLYLDTATADAKFHHKPVFGILKGTVGVSGLQQTNKTIGAEPLIPSYGIVNLAGFFLEELKLGSVTLSAGVRGDKRATDIRNNATLGVNEQTKNYYATTGSTGLVWRINKSFSSILNYGRGFRAPTPFELFSNGVHEGTGRFEIGKDSLKPEYSNNVDFSLRYASSRIQTEISVFQNHIQNFIYAASIAEIDSESGLPKYNYKQGDAVLKGGEFSIQAELTKKLVLSGGIDIVHARNQNDTNPLPKTTPNRARAGLRWTEDSLLGMKNFYFSINGRFYDSQYRVDPKETPTKGYNLTDIGLGFELPYFGDGTSKPTVDFSVQNVFNVAYVDHLSRYKEYALNPGVNAILKVSFPFTIVQ
- a CDS encoding LIC10965 family protein — protein: MLIQRLKVGILLILLFSWMGREIHTHSEKDFRIDGFSDSHYTAQVDAKHSPSCPICQLQRNISSLWNPNFLGKKSSLLFGKEDFFTSNVLFRSLKISPIHFGRAPPFYLSI
- a CDS encoding tautomerase family protein, with translation MPYVNLQVAGPLTRKQKEEIVKEFTETLERVAGKPPEVTYIVIDEVSRENWAKGGKLLE
- a CDS encoding YdcF family protein; amino-acid sequence: MSTILFSISKLATLILFPLPLVLLVLLFAGFKLKRWKEKLSILIPVLFLWILSTSTVSQKLIQSLEIYYPPVSITEVPKADVILVLGGMVSTLSRHDEPVELNNTAERLTETIRLYQAKKAPRILFSGGSGNLFYQEVPESEPAGRFLRQLGIPESSLILESKSRNTAENVAFTTELLKERGWKSIILVTSSFHMKRSVENFQNKGITIIPFPTDFRAQKSVLTLDNFFPSTFCLENSTISIKEWIGILIQKIRNT
- a CDS encoding cytochrome c maturation protein CcmE, which codes for MNIKFTVLAGIILLSLGSIAYFSSKETSYTLLDASELAASPARYQDDLLRVRGFVKLGTVVREGKTAKFILEFNEKQIPVFFTGETLLPDAFKEGTRARVDGYMKDGVLVSDHVEAKCASKYEADYSEENK